The genomic region GGCTAAGACCACGGCCGGTGTCTCGCACACCAAAATGGATGAAGACTTTCTCTCCGTCGCCCCAGTCCTTTTCGTCCATAAGAGTCTCGTTTCTCCTCCTGGTGGGGAAATATCGAACAGGCACATTTGGCAGCTCACTAGGTGGCTTCGTGGAAGCAGCGATGGTGACAGTGATCGTTCGTCTGCTTTCCGTCCCGGTGAACTTTATCGCGTTGGTTGTGAGATTGATTAGTACCTGTAGTACTCTGCTGGGATCGAAGCGGACCCAGTCCAAGTCCAGGTCGCGGAAAGATTGATCCACTACAAACTTCATCTGGATATCAGCGGCCTGCAGTTCACCCTCGTGCATTTTCAGTGCTCTTTTCACCACCGTGAGTGGCTGAGCATCAACAGGCGTGACTAGAAGCAGTTGTGAATCGAGTTTGCTCAACGTGAGGATATCGTCAACTATCCTCTTCTGATGCTGACTGCAAAGACTGATGGTCTGGGCTGCATCAAGGCAGCTCGCGATCAACTCATCCGGGACTGTGCGATCGCCACCTTGCCGAAACCTAGTGAGCGAAGTTGCAATTTCATCTGAGCATTGCAAGATGGCGGAAAGTGGATTGCGCATTTCATGTGATGTAATGTCGATGAAGTTCTCCTGTTGTCGTTTCATTTCCACGGCTTCCTCCATCTTTCGAAACTGCAGTCCTTCTGCGTGCTTCTGTTGACTGATATCGGTGATACTGCCAAACATGCTCTTCAACTTGCCGTCGTCGTATTTCTCAGGGTATCCACTAAACAGAACCCAGGTGTCGCTACTGTTCCCGTCGCTGTCTCTCCACTTCGCCTTGAATCGAAATTCGATGGAAATGGCTTTAGCATTAACGACAAGATCCGTCCACGACCGGCGGACCAAGTCCAGGTCCTCAGGCTTTACCGCGTCCATCCAGGTGTCTGCCATAGAAGAGTCTTTCGGAACACGGGAAATGTCGTACCATACATCATTTGCGAAAGTGATTTTGCCCTGGCTATTGGCGATGAATAGGCCAGCGGGAGCGAACTCGGCCATACGGGTGAACTTCGTCTCACTTTCAATGGCTTCCGCAGTGCGTGCAGCCAGCTTCTCCGAGAGCTCAATACGGTCCAGGGCTGCGAGCTTTGCTGCGCGCTGGCCTCGTTTTATCTCTTCCTCAAATAGGACCACAGATGCTAAAGACGTCGCAAGCTGTCGACTGAGAAGCTGCACGAAAAGGCCGTAGTCATCATCGTATGGCCTGCGAGGATTCACCCCCAATACCAAGAagcccaagacaagatcTCCTGTAGTTGGGTGGATAGGACATATCACGATTGCCTTTACTGGATCGCCGAATCCACGCACTTCGAGGCCATCTAGAAGACTTGCTGGTAGGTCGCGGCTACCGACTTCAAGAAGTACCGGCTTGTCCGTCTTCATAACTTCGCGAAAGACTGGCCCAAAGCCTTCCATTCCCGTTTTGAGGTCAATAACCGCCGGGCTCGCGTGGTGTCCATCGGGTATGCCTAAAGAACCTTCGAGCATAGCTTGCCGTGTTGAAAGTACCGAGTTCGAATGTATACTTCCAGTGTCACTGTCGTTCTCGTCTGCGACAGAGTACAACAGCAAAAACGGGCTGTCGTACTCGTTGAATTCGAAAGAGCCCAGAACTTGTGCCCAGAAACCTTTCACATCACGAGCTGAGGCGGTCCTTTCACCTACCTCTCTCAATGTTAGCATCCGACGCTCCGCGATCTTCCTACGCGTCTTCTCGAATGCTGGATTGTAGAGGCCCATGACACTACCATCACGCCCTACCATAGGTATAATGCTCCAGCTAAAGTACGTTTCTTCGAGATGGTCACTCCGACGTATGAACAAACAATCGTCATCTTTCATCGTGGCTTCTCCGGTCGTTCTAGCACTGGCAAAGACGTCCTTAACCTCGTTCCAGATTTCGGACCATGCAACTCGGTAACTCTTGCCCATGAGCGAGGGGTGCTTTTGACCCGCTAACAGGATGTACGCTTCCTAAACAGTGTTAGCCGTACTCGAACGCCACGTGGGAGTCTCAACAGCTAGTGCTGAAAGTGAAATGCAGGAGGCATGTCTTAGGGAGTCTATGCCTGCTATTCTCCACACTTACATTGTAAATGGCAATCTGTGATTGAAAACGTTAGATATACCCGAGCTTGTATGCCTGATATGACGGCCTAGCCTTCGCACTTACCAAATCATCTCCCCAATACATGGCGGCTGGATGCGGACTAGCCATGATGAGATTGCACATCTGTCTCAGGTCAGAGCTCCAGTCTTCGATTGGTCCCAGGCTTGTGCTCGCCCAGTCGATGCTGCGGGCGAATTGGATGTGTTTGGGCATGCTGTCGGTCACAGGTAAACGAGTCCAATCAAAGGAAGGCGAGTCGGACGAAACAGTGGCGATCTGGCTGTTCGTCATGCCATCGTTAGCAAGGCGACTCTGGTTGCTTGTAGAACTCGAGACAACAGACATCGCGCCAGGGGTAAGATCGTTCGCACCAGCATTCAAGGATGGCTGTACATACGTAGATGGATTCGGGAGCAGATCCGTTGCGCCGGAGAGGTCGAGATCGGGAGGAACGCGTAGCAAAGCATCGTGGGCAAATGCCTGACCGGATTCAGTTGTGGGCAAGACTCCGCTGACGCTGCTGTTGTTCGAACTCTCTGGTATCCTGCTCTCCTGACCGGCGTGTCCGAAGTAGTCGTGCACTTCAGGAACCATCTCTAGCTGCTCAGGAATGGTGCCACCAGGAGGGACACTGACACGCATGGCGGCAGTCGAAGATGCCGGGGGTGTGTTGAAAGCTCCACTAATGATCCGCAGCCTCTTTCTTAGCGTGGAATAGCTCCATGTCATGTTCGCGTAGCTGAAAGGTGATAGACAAACATTCAAGCTTTCGCCATTGATGGCAGCACTGAGCAGCCACGACTTGAACTGCAAGAACGTCTTAGCTCCAGGCGAGAACTCCTCAAGGCTGGTCCCGGCCACAAGGCTGACAATCCCATCGTACTGCTTCAATGAAAGGTTCGCAAATAGTAGATGAAGCTGACCAGGGCCATAATTCGAACTGTCCCCAAGATCGACAATGAACGTAGGTCTCTCGTCTTGCTCCAGCAGCTCGATAATCCCAATGCTGTTCAGCATGCCTGTCATGCCCGAATGTCCATCTTTCGCGCCATTACTGATCGTGTCCGGGCTACTACTGCGGCCGGTAATGCTCCTTTCTAGACTTCTCCTGTGGGGCGCACTGGTAATGTTGGTGTTGTGTAACGGTATACCAACTGCTGGCGTTGTCACTGTGCCACGTGCCAAGCTCACAGTCTTAACGTGACTATCTTCCGCGCGCGTCTTGCTTAGCATTCTCGCCGCCGCCTCGCTGCTCGAAAAGCGTGGCGGTAGCGTGGGCCGTGGACGAGGACTGTTGCTGAAAAACAGAGGCGATGGCGGTTCGACAGCGGGGGCGAATGTGGAGGAACCATACGTATTGCTGTCGAGTGTATGCTTGAGCCGAGGACGCGGCCTTGCGCGCTTGCTCGATGGCTCTGACCCCGGATCTTGAGAGTCACTGCGCGGCGTCGCTGGCGCGTGTTTTCGCTTGGGATGGCTCGTGGGCGCAGAGGTTGGCGGCGTGCGCGGGAACAGAGGTGCACTCGGTCGCTCGTAGGGCGACGATGTGGTATCTGGTTGTCCGGAGCTCACGCTCGCCCTGCGAACTTCTGGCGCGGCTGTGGAGCTTGCACTGGGAATGTGTCCTGTAAAGCTATTCCATATTGAAGGCGAAGCTGTATTGGAGCTGGGCAGTGGCGTCGAGCCTTCTTCAGTGTTCTTGTTAACAATGGGTAGGGTCGACGGATCGGGATCTGCAGCGGAAGAGGCTGCGGTGGTATCGTCGGCTACCGCGTCTCCAACGGCAGGCGGTATGGCAGTGGGTCCAAGCACGCCAAGATACTCGCTGGTGCTCTGTCGGCGAAAGGGCGACGAGGTTCGCGGTGCGCGCCCGGGAGCAGCGTTGGTGCGCGGCGGCGGCTGTGGGAGTGAGTCTCTCGATGTGAAGATGCTAGGCTTGTCGGAACTGGTCATTCCTGACACTCGGCAGTGCCCATCGACCTAGCAGAGACTACGAATAGCGTCGACAAGGTACTGCTGGCGGCGGCGACGCGTGATGTCATAGTAGGGGGTGTTTGGTGGAGATGCTCGTGGGTGGTTGTTGCAGGACGGCTGCTGCGGTGGAGGGTCGTTGATACAGTAAGGTATGGGCTAGCACGCAATACTGTAGCAATAGTGTCCGGCTATGCATTTCGCTCGCACATGTTGCCTCCCCACGCAACAGAGCGTTCTTGCGGAATCCGCTCCGGCGACCCTGCCGTCTAGTTCTAGTGCGCTGCTAGCATTGCCGATCGGTGTTGATCTTACCTCCAGATCCGATGTGCAACCCGGAAGCGACACCACGTGAGAATCATGTGAGATGCGACCATATATGGGTGCTTCGATCTGATCATCGCTTTGATTTCACTGGAGATAATGCGTCTCGACGGTCCCACGCTCAGGACCGCAGTCGATGCTTGTGGCTGTGGCTGGCGGGAGCAACGGCAAATTTCAGCCGCCTCATGCTTGACCGCGTGTTCGGGTCTCGGTATCTGGATCAACCACGAAGTATCGTCGTTGAGGTGGTGGAGGATTGGACGTTCAGCGGTAGACTGTATCGAAGACTGTATCGCAGTGCGCAGCTCGCGATAGAGTTGAGAGGACGGCTCGTCTAATGCCATGTCCGGCAATTAATATTACATGTCTGTGTATGGCACGATGAAAGCTGCGTGGAAAGGTACCGGCGACAATGTACATGTACATGTAACTACATGTATTTGGAAGAAAACAACACGGCGTCTATGGGCAGACCCCAAACCCGACTCTGGGCAGACCCAAGCTAATGTAATCAATCAAATTTTGAGGACTCAACTTTGCACCTGCCCGCCCGGCGAGGGCTAACAGCCCTCTGTTTCTCGTAGCCGAAGCAAACCCGGGAGGGACCCAAGGTAGGAGGGGCCCCCCGAAGGGTGGGAGGATCTCTTAAGAGGCCCCAGGTGCAGTGGAGGGCTGGGGGTGGGCACTCACCGTTAATAGCAATTGATGGACTTTGATTGATTACATCAGCTTGGGTCTGCCCGAAGTCGGTTTTGGGGTCTGCCCTTAGACTCGGTGGAAAGCAATGACTTCATCGGAGCTTGACTTTGGTGGGCATGACAGGCAGGGAACATCCCTCGTCCACGTGCATGCCACTTGTTGATGCCCAAGTCCAGTATCATCGTGCTGCACTCGGAGCATTCTATCATACCGACCTGCGATGACCTGCGATGACCTGCTGTCGTCTTCATCTGCCCAACTTTACTCGCAGATATAGAAACGCCTAGGAGGGGTTCAGTGTTACCTGCGACCATCATTGTCGATCCTACTGTTCCTTGGATCTATAGGAGAGACCCGCACAGCCCTCAACGTTCCACAGGAGACACACGTTCCATTTGGGCCGGGCAGACAGCTGGTGTAGCCTCTTCTCTACCACCACAGCGCCGGAAGGTATCATGGGCGACAAGTACCAGGCACCCCCTGGGCCACCACCCAACTACCGATCACAGTCCACCACGGAGGTACAGAAGGCCCAAGACCAAGATGGACGTCAATCAACACAGCCACAGCCGGGTTCTTGGACAGTTGGGGGAGGTTCTAGCTCTCGTCAGCCTGAGATGAGCTCGAACAAACCATTCCGAGAACCACGTATGAGTGCTACGTCAGGTCAGCGTCCAGCAAGTCTGAACGTCCAGGCTGGCCAGACATGTCAGTCTCCGCCAAGCTCACATCCGAGCTCACGGCCAAGTTCCCATCAGGTGTCACCACAAGGCCCTCCTTCTAATGCCACGAGCGATGTAGAGATGAGCGAGGACGAGGAATTCCAATATCAGCCACCTCCAGGCCCTCCCCCAGGTCGTGCTTCCAAGCAACCAGACATGGATTATTCGCCGCCTCCAGGACCACCCCCAGGCCATGGATCGACCCAGACAGGGCATGACGCGCCACCGGAGTACGACCCGTGGGTGGGTGATGACGGTGGCTTAAGGCCTCCACCGGCTTTCTCTGCTGTGAGACCCGAGAATCAGAGAAGTCCTGCTGCCAATGCGGACTTTGACGACGCCGCTAGGGCCCACGCCTGGTGCAGGGACAACACGCTCTGGAATGCTGTCGAGCATGATGGAAGCATAATCGAGCGCATTCAGGTAGGCGATATGCGTCTGACATTTCCGCCAAACACAATGGACATTACGAACTATCAGCCAGGCATTGGCAGAAGTTATATACGTACCACTGCCACCATCGGCGATACCATTCTGCTATCAGACATTCCTGCATACGCCTCACACAGACAGAATCCCTTGGCGACAGGTCGATCTCACACCGTCTACTTTGAACTGCATGTCCAAAGTCTAGGAGACCGGTACAACCCCAACAACAACATCGAGTCTGGCGTTGCTATTGGGTTCGTTGCCCCAGCTTATCCCGCCTGGAGGCTGCCTGGGTGGCATCGAGGCTCGTTGGGCGTACACAGCGATGATGGACGTCGATACGTCGACAACAGCTACGGTGGCAATGACTTTGTCGCGCCGTTCAAGAAGGGCGATGTGGTTGGCATTGGTATGACTTTTGCGCCTCCGCGACACGGCGACAGGAACAATCCGTGCCAAGTGTTTTTCACGCGGAACGGCAAGCATGAGGGCGCCTGGGATCTGCATGAAGAGCGGGATAGAGACGCTGACGAAGGAGATGTCGCTGGCTTAGAAGGTGATCACGACCTGCTTGCGGCGGTGGGTGTTTTTGGAAGCGTGGAGCTGGAAGCCGTGTTTCACAGAGAAGACTGGCTATACAAGCCTCAAGAATGAGAGCATAAGATCGCATGACAGCACAAGATACCCTAGATGTCGAAGCATCCGATGATTTGAGACTTGACTTCTTCGTCACCATTCACGGTGTATCATAGACGATATGGGCGCATAGATGAGCCACAACGCTTCGCCGTGTTTCTTGTGGGCACGACTTCGGAACCGAATTCGTGTCATTCCGCTTTTTAGGTTCTGTCAACTCCATCTTGAGCAAAGTCGGAATGGTCCATATGGGCCATGCCATCACAGAAGTGGGCACCTGCTTGGCAAATGTCTTTTGTTCGGAGGAAGTCTCAAATCAGCTGACCAGCCGAAGTGGGACGATTCTTAGCACAACCTGGAACCGAAAGAGAAGACTTCACTGGCTCGACCCTATATGGCCCTAGACACTCGAAGGGGCCCCAGCAAATCCTGCTCACACATGCAACCTGAAGAAAGACGTCTTCCAGCGAACCAGATGTGCCGACAACATCTGACACGAGATTACTCAACGCTTGAGGACGTCGTCGTAGTGTGGTAGCAGCCGCTATCAGCCTCGGTTGGACAGATCGACCTCTACGATGCCTAGCTGAGCAATCCTCCAGCATGGCACGCACGCCAAGGATCGACTCGTCGTCGACGAGATGGCCTGAGTGGATATAGGGCCACCTATGGACCGGACAATGCAGGGTTCAGAACTAGTCACAGCCGCTGTCGAGTCCCGCAGTGAGGGGCACTGAGATGCTCTAGTCGCGTTGCGGCAGGAAAGCTCGAAGCACTACCAAGGTGTCCGGGTATAAGAGCCACGTGCGGTTGGCAGATACATGTACTTTCCATTTACCTTTCCCGTTGGACCAGGAATCAGCACAACTTTCCTTCAAACAGATCCAAATCAATTGCCATGTCTCCATCAAAGGGTTTGTATACCCCTCCAGTGCCCAACACGACTTCATGGACTAACTGTCTCTAGTCTCTACCGTCAAGTGGGACGAGTTCTACAACATCATCAATGGCCAGAAACGTGGCGGCGCCGATCAACATCATGGAACGAACCCGGTGAACGGCGAGAAGCTGTGGCCAGTCCCAATTGGAACCCAGAAGGATGTAGATGAGGCTGTCGAAGTTGCACAGAAGGCGTTCGAGTCTTGGAGGGAGGTTCCAATAGAGGAGCGCAAGGAATACCTCAAGAAGTGCAAAGATCTATTACTGGCGCACAGCGACGAGATGACCTCATTGCTCTGTTCAGAGACCGGCAAGCCCAAGGCCGTTGCGGAATTGGAGACAGTGGGTGGTGTTGCCGGATGGTTTGGCCACCACGCCTCGCTCACCCTCCCAGAAGAGCGTGACGAGGATGACGAGAAGGTCATGCTGACCCGCTACACTCCTCTCGGCGTCGTCGGCGCCATCTGCCCTTGGAACTTCCCGATTGTCCTGTCATTGGGCAAGATCATTCCTGCGGTCTTGACTGGAAACACGATCATCGTCAAGCCAAGTCCTTTCACTCCATACACGACGTTGAAGTTTGTGGAGCTGATGCAGGAAGTGCTTCCAGCCGGTGTTGTTCAAGCTATCGGTGGAGATGACTTTCTTGGACCAATGCT from Fulvia fulva chromosome 10, complete sequence harbors:
- a CDS encoding Hybrid signal transduction histidine kinase K, which gives rise to MTSSDKPSIFTSRDSLPQPPPRTNAAPGRAPRTSSPFRRQSTSEYLGVLGPTAIPPAVGDAVADDTTAASSAADPDPSTLPIVNKNTEEGSTPLPSSNTASPSIWNSFTGHIPSASSTAAPEVRRASVSSGQPDTTSSPYERPSAPLFPRTPPTSAPTSHPKRKHAPATPRSDSQDPGSEPSSKRARPRPRLKHTLDSNTYGSSTFAPAVEPPSPLFFSNSPRPRPTLPPRFSSSEAAARMLSKTRAEDSHVKTVSLARGTVTTPAVGIPLHNTNITSAPHRRSLERSITGRSSSPDTISNGAKDGHSGMTGMLNSIGIIELLEQDERPTFIVDLGDSSNYGPGQLHLLFANLSLKQYDGIVSLVAGTSLEEFSPGAKTFLQFKSWLLSAAINGESLNVCLSPFSYANMTWSYSTLRKRLRIISGAFNTPPASSTAAMRVSVPPGGTIPEQLEMVPEVHDYFGHAGQESRIPESSNNSSVSGVLPTTESGQAFAHDALLRVPPDLDLSGATDLLPNPSTYVQPSLNAGANDLTPGAMSVVSSSTSNQSRLANDGMTNSQIATVSSDSPSFDWTRLPVTDSMPKHIQFARSIDWASTSLGPIEDWSSDLRQMCNLIMASPHPAAMYWGDDLIAIYNEAYILLAGQKHPSLMGKSYRVAWSEIWNEVKDVFASARTTGEATMKDDDCLFIRRSDHLEETYFSWSIIPMVGRDGSVMGLYNPAFEKTRRKIAERRMLTLREVGERTASARDVKGFWAQVLGSFEFNEYDSPFLLLYSVADENDSDTGSIHSNSVLSTRQAMLEGSLGIPDGHHASPAVIDLKTGMEGFGPVFREVMKTDKPVLLEVGSRDLPASLLDGLEVRGFGDPVKAIVICPIHPTTGDLVLGFLVLGVNPRRPYDDDYGLFVQLLSRQLATSLASVVLFEEEIKRGQRAAKLAALDRIELSEKLAARTAEAIESETKFTRMAEFAPAGLFIANSQGKITFANDVWYDISRVPKDSSMADTWMDAVKPEDLDLVRRSWTDLVVNAKAISIEFRFKAKWRDSDGNSSDTWVLFSGYPEKYDDGKLKSMFGSITDISQQKHAEGLQFRKMEEAVEMKRQQENFIDITSHEMRNPLSAILQCSDEIATSLTRFRQGGDRTVPDELIASCLDAAQTISLCSQHQKRIVDDILTLSKLDSQLLLVTPVDAQPLTVVKRALKMHEGELQAADIQMKFVVDQSFRDLDLDWVRFDPSRVLQVLINLTTNAIKFTGTESRRTITVTIAASTKPPSELPNVPVRYFPTRRRNETLMDEKDWGDGEKVFIHFGVRDTGRGLSPEEKKLLFIRFSQASPRTHVTYGGSGLGLFISRELTELQGGEIGVESEAGKGSIFAFYVAARRTTAPQDTTDSGVGAKRHNPPSSKSKSTPMVPPAEKGIVVPRTEDSKTTRGTNGQKPAKKVLIVEDNLVNQKVLQKQLKNNGTEVHLANHGGEALEKLMQSTYWLDSKPTDQKLELGVVLMDQEMPVMDGLTCTRKIRELEAEGKLTGHIPIIAVTANARAEQIQTALDAGMDDVVSKPFRIPELMPKIEELMERYPMPPAR